The Longimicrobiaceae bacterium genome contains a region encoding:
- a CDS encoding BON domain-containing protein, producing MTSRRIRVEGGDPGLFVLGMMVGAGLMYYLDPDRGRRRRALLRDRLIHRAHEAEDLGEAAASSARHLRNRARGIMAETRSRFHDARVEDAVLEGRLRAELGRLVHPVGDIRAEVMDGVVRLTGTVNPEDEERIVTGLRKVPGVKSLHNQLRHRTEALR from the coding sequence ATGACGTCGAGACGAATCAGGGTCGAGGGAGGGGATCCCGGTCTGTTCGTGCTGGGGATGATGGTGGGGGCCGGATTGATGTACTACCTGGACCCCGATCGGGGTCGCCGCCGACGGGCGCTCCTGCGCGACCGGCTGATCCACCGCGCGCACGAGGCCGAGGATCTCGGTGAGGCCGCCGCCTCCTCCGCCCGTCACCTGCGCAACCGGGCGCGCGGCATCATGGCGGAGACGCGTTCGCGCTTCCACGATGCCCGCGTGGAGGACGCGGTACTGGAGGGACGCCTGCGCGCCGAGCTGGGCCGCCTGGTGCACCCCGTCGGCGACATCCGCGCGGAGGTAATGGACGGCGTCGTGCGCCTCACCGGCACGGTGAACCCCGAGGACGAGGAGCGGATCGTCACCGGACTGCGCAAGGTGCCGGGGGTGAAATCGCTACATAATCAGCTGAGGCACCGGACGGAGGCGCTGAGATAG
- a CDS encoding response regulator transcription factor produces MSASILVVDDEPDISALVAYQLARESYRVRTATSGTEALEAIGRELPDLVVLDLMLPGISGLDVLAEIRRREEWRELPVILLTARRDEADRVEGFRRGADDYVSKPFSPQELVLRVEAVLRRVRQEPPSPSEGRVLKVGPFTLHSEAARAQVDGRDLQLTPTEFRLLETLMERRGRVQSRRQLLQAVWGVTANITTRTVDMHVQRLRSKVGDAARWIETVRGFGYRFRTEPPGEPG; encoded by the coding sequence ATGAGCGCCAGCATCCTGGTAGTCGACGACGAACCGGATATCTCCGCGCTGGTGGCCTACCAGCTCGCCCGTGAGTCGTATCGCGTGCGGACCGCTACCAGCGGAACCGAGGCGCTCGAGGCCATCGGGCGGGAGCTCCCCGATCTGGTGGTGCTCGACCTGATGCTCCCGGGGATCTCCGGGCTGGACGTGCTGGCCGAGATCCGCCGTCGGGAGGAGTGGCGCGAGCTTCCCGTGATCCTCCTCACCGCCCGGCGAGACGAGGCGGACCGGGTGGAGGGCTTCAGGCGCGGCGCCGACGATTACGTCTCCAAGCCGTTCTCTCCTCAGGAGCTGGTCCTGCGCGTCGAGGCGGTGCTGCGCCGCGTCCGCCAGGAGCCGCCCAGCCCGTCCGAAGGCAGAGTGCTCAAGGTCGGGCCGTTCACCCTGCACTCGGAGGCGGCGCGAGCCCAGGTCGACGGGCGCGATCTCCAACTGACCCCGACGGAGTTCCGCCTGCTGGAGACCCTGATGGAGCGCCGCGGGCGGGTACAGAGCCGCCGGCAACTCCTGCAGGCGGTCTGGGGAGTGACCGCGAACATCACCACCCGGACCGTCGACATGCACGTGCAGCGGCTCCGGTCGAAAGTGGGCGACGCCGCGAGGTGGATCGAAACCGTCCGCGGCTTCGGATACCGCTTCCGTACCGAGCCGCCGGGAGAACCGGGATGA
- a CDS encoding phosphoribosyltransferase: protein MNRFRDRTEAGRMLGERLRRRLAGHSNVLVLALPRGGVPVGFEVARALGAPLDLFLVRKLGVPGQEELAMGAIAEGGVRILNHAVLDIVDVEDEEIERVAAREEAELRRRATEYRGERAEPEVRGRTVVLVDDGLATGSTMRAAAAAIRQRGPAELIVAVPVAARETCDLLEREVDAVECLRTPEPFHAVGIWYDRFDQTSDEEVRQLLARAWSGEVGPPPESHASSGGQR from the coding sequence GTGAATCGCTTTCGTGATCGGACCGAGGCCGGCAGAATGCTCGGTGAGCGGCTACGGCGCCGTCTCGCGGGCCATAGCAACGTCCTCGTGCTCGCGCTCCCGCGAGGGGGCGTACCGGTCGGATTCGAGGTGGCGCGGGCGCTCGGCGCACCCCTCGACCTCTTCCTGGTTCGCAAGCTGGGCGTGCCCGGCCAGGAGGAGCTGGCGATGGGCGCGATCGCGGAGGGAGGAGTGCGGATCCTCAATCACGCCGTGCTGGATATCGTCGACGTCGAGGACGAGGAGATCGAGAGAGTGGCGGCTCGGGAGGAGGCCGAGCTACGGCGTCGCGCCACGGAGTACCGGGGAGAGCGCGCGGAACCGGAGGTCCGCGGTCGAACGGTGGTGCTGGTGGACGACGGCCTGGCGACTGGCTCTACCATGCGCGCCGCCGCCGCGGCCATCCGCCAGCGTGGCCCGGCGGAGCTGATCGTAGCGGTGCCGGTCGCGGCCCGGGAGACGTGCGACCTGCTCGAGCGCGAGGTCGACGCCGTCGAGTGCCTGCGCACCCCGGAGCCCTTCCACGCGGTGGGCATCTGGTACGATCGCTTCGACCAGACGAGCGACGAGGAAGTCCGGCAGCTACTCGCCCGCGCGTGGTCCGGAGAAGTCGGGCCGCCGCCGGAATCGCATGCTTCATCAGGAGGTCAACGATGA